From a single Aestuariibius sp. HNIBRBA575 genomic region:
- a CDS encoding head GIN domain-containing protein, with the protein MRNSLTVALGTLLLASPLLADQRQYDLNGFSAIQAQEGVSVVIETGMEFSVQGEAIRGDIDRLRVRQRGDVLVVDRRRGMGLFNSGRRDVFEVTVKMPDLTEVTATSGVSVTVDAHAIDGLIASSASGASLRVFGLNGGDVSAQSSSGASLNIDGTCTSIDARSSSGASLNAQELTCETADIRASSGASLSAHASETAQAHASSGGSIRLSGQPQMTSQNVSSGGSVYLQ; encoded by the coding sequence ATGCGCAATTCACTAACCGTAGCCTTGGGCACATTGTTATTGGCATCACCATTGTTGGCGGATCAGCGACAGTATGATTTGAATGGCTTTTCTGCCATTCAAGCCCAAGAAGGGGTGTCCGTGGTCATTGAAACCGGAATGGAATTTTCGGTTCAAGGAGAAGCGATCCGCGGGGATATTGACCGTTTACGTGTTCGTCAACGTGGCGATGTTTTGGTGGTGGATCGCCGCCGTGGCATGGGATTGTTTAACTCAGGTCGGCGCGATGTCTTTGAAGTTACGGTGAAAATGCCCGACTTAACAGAAGTTACCGCGACGTCTGGTGTGTCGGTAACCGTTGATGCGCATGCAATCGACGGCTTGATCGCATCCTCAGCAAGTGGCGCGTCGCTGCGCGTTTTCGGGTTAAATGGTGGTGACGTCAGCGCCCAAAGCAGCAGCGGAGCATCATTGAACATTGATGGAACTTGCACATCGATTGATGCACGATCTTCTTCGGGGGCTTCCCTGAACGCCCAAGAATTGACGTGTGAAACCGCCGATATTCGCGCAAGCAGCGGCGCATCCTTATCGGCACATGCAAGCGAAACAGCCCAAGCACATGCGTCGTCCGGCGGGTCAATTCGCCTATCGGGTCAACCGCAAATGACCAGCCAAAACGTGTCCAGTGGCGGATCCGTTTACCTTCAATAG
- the uvrA gene encoding excinuclease ABC subunit UvrA translates to MAELKKIEVRGAREHNLKNIDVDIPRDELVVITGLSGSGKSSLAFDTIYAEGQRRYVESLSAYARQFLDMMEKPDVDHISGLSPAISIEQKTTSKNPRSTVGTVTEIYDYMRLLFARAGTPYSPATGLPIEAQQVQDMVDRTMAMSEGTRGYLLAPIVRDRKGEYRKEFLELRKQGFQRVKVDGEFYELDEPPTLDKKFRHDIDVVVDRIVIREGLETRLADSFRTALDLADGIAILETAPSEGEAERFTFSEKFACPESGFTISEIEPRLFSFNAPFGACPSCDGLGVELFFDERLVVPDQTLKIYDGALAPWRKGKSPYFLQTIEAIAKHYEFDKNTRWKDLPRKIQEVFLFGSGKEEIKFRYDEGGRVYEVERVFEGVIPNMERRYRETDSNWIREEFERYQNNRSCGTCGGYRLKAEALAVKIAGLHVGQVVQMSIREAADWCASVPESLTNQKNEIARAILKEIRERLGFLNNVGLEYLTLSRNSGTLSGGESQRIRLASQIGSGLTGVLYVLDEPSIGLHQRDNGRLLTTLKNLRDQGNTVIVVEHDEEAIREADYVFDIGPGAGVHGGKVVACGTPAEIVAHETSVTGAYLSGKREIEVPAKRRKGNKKKLSVVKATGNNLQNVTVDFPLGKFVCVTGVSGGGKSTLTIETLFKTASMRLNGARQTPAPCETIKGLEHLDKVIDIDQRPIGRTPRSNPATYTGAFTPIRDWFAGLPEAKARGYKPGRFSFNVKGGRCEACQGDGVIKIEMHFLPDVYVTCETCNGARYNRETLEIRFKGKSIADVLEMTVEDAQEFFKAVPSIRDKMDALMRVGLGYIKVGQQATTLSGGEAQRVKLSKELAKRSTGRTLYILDEPTTGLHFEDVRKLLEVLHELVDQGNSVIVIEHNLDVVKTADHLIDIGPEGGDGGGKVVATGTPEKVADVAESHTGFYLKPMLKSKRVAAE, encoded by the coding sequence ATGGCAGAGCTGAAAAAGATCGAAGTCCGTGGTGCGCGCGAGCACAATCTGAAAAATATTGATGTGGATATTCCACGGGACGAACTGGTGGTGATCACAGGCCTGTCCGGGTCAGGGAAATCATCATTGGCCTTTGATACGATCTATGCCGAAGGCCAGCGCCGATATGTCGAAAGCCTAAGCGCCTATGCTCGCCAATTCCTTGATATGATGGAAAAACCGGATGTTGATCACATTTCCGGTCTTAGCCCTGCGATTTCAATTGAACAGAAAACCACGTCGAAAAATCCGCGTTCGACAGTTGGTACTGTGACAGAGATTTACGATTATATGCGATTGCTGTTCGCACGTGCGGGCACGCCTTATTCCCCTGCGACCGGGCTTCCGATTGAAGCGCAGCAAGTGCAAGATATGGTTGATCGCACCATGGCCATGTCAGAAGGCACAAGAGGGTATTTGCTGGCGCCGATTGTGCGTGATCGCAAAGGTGAATATCGCAAGGAATTCCTCGAATTACGTAAACAAGGTTTCCAGCGCGTTAAGGTTGATGGGGAATTCTACGAACTGGATGAACCGCCAACTTTGGATAAGAAATTTCGCCATGACATCGATGTTGTGGTTGACCGGATTGTGATCCGCGAAGGGTTGGAAACCCGTTTGGCCGATAGTTTCCGTACTGCGCTGGATTTGGCTGATGGCATCGCGATTTTGGAAACTGCGCCCTCCGAAGGCGAGGCCGAGCGGTTCACGTTTTCTGAAAAATTTGCCTGCCCTGAGAGTGGTTTCACCATCTCAGAGATCGAGCCAAGGCTGTTTTCGTTCAACGCGCCGTTTGGGGCCTGCCCATCCTGTGACGGGCTGGGGGTTGAGCTGTTTTTTGATGAACGTTTGGTGGTGCCTGATCAAACGCTGAAAATTTATGACGGGGCATTGGCGCCGTGGCGTAAGGGAAAATCGCCCTATTTCCTGCAAACAATCGAAGCGATTGCCAAACATTATGAGTTTGACAAAAATACACGTTGGAAAGATTTGCCCCGCAAAATCCAAGAGGTGTTTTTGTTTGGATCCGGCAAAGAAGAAATCAAATTTCGATATGACGAAGGCGGGCGGGTCTACGAGGTTGAGCGTGTCTTTGAGGGGGTTATTCCCAACATGGAACGCCGCTATCGCGAAACAGACAGTAACTGGATACGCGAAGAATTTGAGCGTTATCAAAACAATAGGTCTTGTGGGACATGTGGTGGCTATCGTCTGAAAGCCGAAGCGCTGGCCGTAAAAATTGCAGGCCTGCATGTGGGGCAAGTGGTTCAAATGTCGATCAGAGAGGCCGCTGATTGGTGCGCTTCTGTGCCGGAAAGTCTGACCAACCAAAAGAACGAAATCGCACGTGCGATCCTGAAAGAAATTCGCGAACGGCTTGGGTTCTTGAACAATGTTGGTTTGGAATATCTTACGCTTAGCCGAAATTCTGGCACGTTGTCGGGGGGCGAAAGCCAGCGCATTCGATTGGCCAGCCAGATCGGATCTGGGCTTACGGGGGTGTTGTATGTTCTGGATGAACCGTCGATCGGGCTGCATCAGCGCGATAACGGGCGCCTGTTAACCACACTGAAAAACCTGCGCGATCAGGGCAACACGGTCATCGTTGTCGAACACGACGAAGAAGCGATCCGTGAGGCCGATTATGTTTTTGACATTGGTCCGGGGGCCGGTGTGCATGGCGGCAAAGTGGTTGCCTGTGGGACGCCCGCAGAAATTGTGGCGCATGAAACATCCGTCACGGGCGCCTATTTATCCGGCAAACGCGAGATAGAAGTGCCCGCTAAGCGTCGGAAAGGGAACAAGAAAAAGCTATCAGTTGTCAAGGCGACCGGAAACAACCTGCAAAACGTGACTGTCGATTTCCCGCTGGGAAAATTTGTCTGTGTCACCGGCGTTTCGGGTGGGGGAAAGTCGACGCTGACAATCGAAACCTTGTTCAAAACGGCTTCGATGCGGTTAAACGGTGCGCGCCAAACGCCCGCACCCTGCGAAACCATCAAAGGGTTGGAGCATTTGGACAAGGTGATCGATATCGATCAACGTCCAATTGGGCGCACACCACGGTCAAATCCGGCGACGTATACCGGGGCATTTACGCCGATACGCGACTGGTTTGCCGGTCTGCCAGAGGCCAAAGCACGCGGATACAAACCCGGCCGGTTTAGTTTCAACGTAAAAGGCGGCCGCTGCGAAGCTTGCCAAGGCGACGGTGTTATCAAAATCGAAATGCACTTTTTGCCGGACGTTTACGTGACCTGTGAAACCTGCAACGGCGCGCGCTATAATCGTGAAACATTGGAAATCCGATTCAAAGGCAAAAGCATCGCGGATGTTCTGGAGATGACGGTGGAAGACGCCCAAGAGTTTTTCAAAGCAGTGCCCAGCATTCGGGACAAAATGGACGCGCTGATGCGGGTTGGCTTGGGCTATATTAAGGTTGGCCAGCAAGCCACGACATTATCTGGCGGCGAAGCACAAAGGGTTAAGTTGTCAAAAGAATTGGCCAAACGATCCACGGGCCGCACATTATATATTCTAGATGAGCCAACGACTGGTTTGCATTTTGAAGATGTTCGTAAGTTGTTGGAAGTGCTGCACGAATTGGTGGATCAAGGCAATTCCGTTATTGTGATTGAGCACAATTTGGATGTGGTGAAAACGGCGGATCACCTGATCGATATTGGCCCCGAAGGCGGCGATGGCGGCGGGAAAGTTGTGGCGACGGGCACACCAGAAAAGGTCGCAGACGTTGCAGAAAGCCATACTGGATTTTACCTGAAACCAATGCTGAAATCCAAGCGGGTCGCCGCAGAATAG
- the lpdA gene encoding dihydrolipoyl dehydrogenase → MAAKTYDMIVIGAGPGGYVSAIRGAQLGLKVAVIERENLGGICLNWGCIPTKALLRSSEVFHLMERAKEFGLKADNIGYDLNDVVTRSRKVAGQLSGGVKGLLKKNKVDVIMGEATLPAKGKVSVTTAKGVEQLQSANIILATGARARELPGLEADGKRVWTYRHALNPPHMPKKLLVIGSGAIGIEFASFYNTLGADTTVVEVMDRVLPVEDADISAFAKKQFKKQGMTIMEKAMVKQLDRSEGKVTAHIETGGKVEKIDFDTVISAVGIVGNVENLGLEALGVTIDRTHVVTDAYCRTGVDGLYAIGDIAGAPWLAHKASHEGVMVADMIAGLAAHPVKPETIAGCTYCHPQVASVGYTEAKAKELGFDIKVGKFPFIGNGKAIALGEPEGLIKTIFDAKTGELLGAHMIGAEVTELIQGYVIGRKLETTEEDLFETVFPHPTLSEMMHESVLDAFDRVIHM, encoded by the coding sequence ATGGCTGCCAAGACCTATGACATGATCGTAATCGGGGCTGGTCCCGGTGGCTATGTAAGCGCAATTCGCGGTGCGCAATTGGGCCTGAAAGTTGCCGTGATTGAACGGGAAAATTTGGGGGGGATTTGCCTGAACTGGGGATGTATTCCAACCAAAGCGTTGTTGCGCAGCTCTGAGGTATTTCACCTGATGGAGCGCGCCAAAGAGTTTGGATTGAAGGCTGACAACATCGGCTACGATTTGAATGATGTTGTGACGCGGTCGCGCAAAGTTGCCGGGCAATTGTCCGGTGGCGTCAAAGGGTTGTTGAAGAAAAACAAAGTTGACGTGATCATGGGGGAGGCAACTTTGCCCGCCAAAGGCAAAGTCAGTGTCACCACCGCAAAAGGTGTTGAGCAACTTCAATCCGCAAACATCATTCTGGCGACAGGTGCACGTGCGCGGGAACTCCCTGGCTTGGAGGCCGATGGCAAACGTGTTTGGACCTACCGACATGCGCTGAACCCGCCACATATGCCCAAAAAGCTGTTGGTGATTGGGTCCGGTGCGATTGGTATTGAATTTGCAAGTTTTTACAATACGTTAGGTGCAGATACCACAGTTGTTGAGGTCATGGACCGCGTGCTTCCTGTAGAGGATGCAGACATTTCTGCCTTTGCTAAGAAGCAATTCAAAAAGCAAGGCATGACGATCATGGAGAAAGCCATGGTCAAGCAATTGGATCGCTCAGAAGGCAAAGTCACCGCACATATCGAAACCGGTGGAAAAGTCGAAAAAATCGATTTCGACACGGTTATTTCTGCGGTTGGAATTGTCGGTAACGTTGAAAACCTTGGCCTAGAGGCATTGGGTGTCACGATTGATCGAACCCATGTTGTGACGGATGCGTATTGCCGCACGGGTGTGGATGGTTTGTATGCGATTGGGGATATCGCCGGCGCGCCATGGTTGGCGCACAAAGCCTCACATGAAGGGGTGATGGTCGCTGATATGATTGCCGGACTTGCCGCCCATCCGGTGAAGCCAGAAACCATTGCCGGATGTACGTATTGCCACCCTCAAGTTGCGAGCGTGGGCTATACCGAGGCAAAAGCCAAAGAGTTGGGCTTTGACATCAAAGTTGGTAAATTTCCGTTTATCGGCAACGGCAAAGCCATCGCGTTAGGAGAGCCAGAGGGTCTAATTAAAACGATATTTGATGCAAAAACCGGCGAATTGCTGGGCGCGCATATGATCGGGGCCGAAGTCACCGAATTGATCCAAGGCTATGTAATTGGGCGCAAGCTGGAAACCACAGAAGAAGACCTGTTCGAAACGGTATTCCCGCATCCTACGTTGAGTGAGATGATGCATGAAAGCGTCTTGGACGCGTTTGATCGCGTCATTCACATGTAA
- a CDS encoding diguanylate cyclase: MTHQPLFPENGAGWDAGVSAGPSGDLELATEIMNIMEQGILVWSKDGSCDLHNTRIFEVLELDGKDLMIGTERDEFRRIALSDGQISKKDEDESDARIRARQPYSFDVTLKSGRVVLTNGRPTRGGGYVVTFTDVTKARRAAKELSEAKRAAEAAEMKAKDILTTERARQHEAKMLSQLDEWLQSCKSLDELFMIVTHFMDKLLPSSSGELYIYSNSRDVLDGVCSWSCDTLHKHIVADTCWALRRGRAYEFERDGMCFVCDHVSEQGLGDDVDEYICVPIVAHGDTVGLLHIRFDTKHGDAAKINNVGTFAIRCGEHISMAIANVKLRDELRDQSIRDPLTGLFNRRYFLDALLREISLTERKNGSFGLISFDADKFKSFNDNHGHDAGDMVLRALGERLQDVMVRGEVACRVGGEEFAVLVPEANIERTMELAEILRIEIEKTQIRYVDGMLPPITISAGVSSYPESGISPDILIKRADQALYQAKDDGRNCVRSCETVPKKEEVTHKNRALTCIAPQERPS, from the coding sequence TTGACACATCAACCTCTCTTTCCGGAAAACGGCGCTGGCTGGGATGCTGGCGTGTCCGCAGGTCCATCTGGCGATTTGGAGCTTGCGACCGAAATCATGAATATCATGGAACAAGGCATTCTTGTCTGGTCCAAAGATGGCAGTTGCGATCTGCACAACACCCGAATTTTCGAAGTGTTGGAGCTGGATGGCAAAGACCTGATGATCGGGACGGAACGGGATGAGTTTCGTCGCATAGCCCTAAGTGACGGGCAAATTTCCAAAAAAGATGAGGATGAATCTGACGCGCGCATTCGCGCACGCCAGCCGTATTCGTTTGATGTGACACTAAAATCTGGTCGTGTTGTGCTGACCAATGGCCGTCCGACCCGCGGCGGGGGCTATGTGGTGACATTTACCGATGTGACCAAGGCGCGTCGCGCCGCCAAAGAGCTAAGCGAGGCCAAACGCGCCGCTGAAGCCGCTGAAATGAAAGCCAAAGACATTTTGACGACGGAACGTGCGCGCCAACATGAAGCCAAAATGCTGTCTCAGCTGGATGAATGGCTGCAATCCTGTAAATCGCTGGATGAATTGTTCATGATTGTCACCCATTTCATGGATAAGCTTCTGCCCAGCAGTTCTGGCGAATTATATATTTACTCTAATTCCCGGGACGTTCTGGACGGTGTTTGCAGTTGGTCCTGTGACACGCTGCACAAACATATTGTTGCCGATACATGCTGGGCGTTGCGCCGTGGCCGCGCCTATGAATTTGAACGCGATGGCATGTGTTTCGTGTGTGATCACGTATCAGAACAAGGGTTGGGGGATGACGTCGACGAATACATTTGTGTGCCCATAGTGGCCCACGGCGATACGGTTGGTCTGTTGCATATTCGATTTGATACCAAACATGGTGATGCGGCCAAGATTAACAATGTTGGCACATTTGCCATTCGTTGCGGGGAACATATTTCGATGGCGATCGCCAATGTGAAGTTGCGTGACGAACTGCGAGACCAATCCATTCGCGACCCGCTGACGGGCTTGTTTAATCGACGGTATTTCCTGGATGCATTGCTGCGGGAAATTAGTCTGACAGAACGTAAAAATGGGAGCTTTGGATTGATTTCCTTTGATGCGGATAAATTCAAAAGCTTTAACGACAATCATGGGCATGACGCAGGGGATATGGTTCTGCGCGCCCTTGGTGAACGTTTGCAGGATGTGATGGTCCGCGGTGAGGTGGCCTGTCGCGTCGGAGGGGAAGAATTCGCCGTTCTTGTTCCAGAAGCAAACATCGAGCGGACGATGGAATTAGCCGAAATTCTGCGCATTGAGATTGAAAAAACCCAGATCAGATATGTTGATGGCATGCTACCACCGATCACGATTTCGGCGGGTGTTTCTAGCTATCCCGAAAGCGGAATTTCCCCAGATATTCTGATAAAACGCGCAGATCAGGCGCTTTATCAGGCAAAAGATGATGGTCGAAACTGCGTTCGCAGCTGTGAAACTGTCCCAAAAAAAGAAGAAGTCACTCACAAAAACAGGGCGTTAACCTGCATTGCACCACAGGAAAGGCCGTCATGA
- a CDS encoding DUF924 family protein yields the protein MVNPEEILEFWLNEVGPSRWYGGGEELDTEIRNRFEDVLNEAKGGACGLWLTYPIGTLAFIILTDQLPRNMYRDNGQAFDTDRSARAASKIAITRDWDLKIPEPARQFFYMPLLHSENLIDQDRAVRLFCTRMPDTGEANLLHAKVHREIIRRFGRFPYRNAALGRDNTQPEQEFLENGSYGSVLEEIKSKEAASAA from the coding sequence ATGGTCAACCCTGAAGAAATCCTGGAATTCTGGCTTAATGAAGTTGGACCAAGCAGATGGTATGGTGGCGGTGAGGAACTGGACACAGAAATCCGAAATCGGTTTGAGGATGTCCTGAACGAAGCCAAAGGTGGCGCATGTGGGTTGTGGTTGACCTACCCAATCGGCACATTGGCCTTTATCATCTTAACCGATCAATTGCCGCGCAATATGTATCGTGACAATGGTCAGGCCTTTGACACGGATCGCTCGGCCCGGGCCGCGTCCAAAATCGCGATTACCAGAGATTGGGATTTGAAAATTCCCGAACCTGCCCGTCAGTTTTTCTATATGCCACTGCTGCATTCCGAAAACCTGATCGATCAGGATCGCGCTGTGCGTCTGTTTTGCACACGTATGCCCGACACCGGCGAAGCCAATTTGCTACATGCAAAAGTTCACAGAGAAATCATTCGCCGTTTTGGCCGGTTTCCCTATCGCAATGCGGCGCTTGGGCGCGACAATACTCAGCCTGAACAGGAATTTCTGGAAAATGGCAGCTATGGATCCGTCCTAGAAGAAATCAAATCCAAAGAGGCCGCTTCTGCCGCTTAA
- a CDS encoding MFS transporter produces MIQVLGNSWALLLGMMMLMVGNGIQGTLLGVRGEIENFSTLEMSVVMSAYFVGFLGGSRMAPDMIRRVGHVRVFAALGSMISAVLILYPTLAEPWAWTAGRVVIGFCFSGVYVTAESWLNNSATNETRGKALSLYMIVQMAGIVAAQFLLLTGDPSGYALFVLPSVLVSLAFAPILLTVSPTPAFDTTKPMQLRELMRASPLSSTGMILLGGVFAAQFGMSAIYATRIGLSVAQLSIFVSAIYMGALVAQYPIGWMSDRMDRRMLIIVVAALGAGSAIIGMFSSASFTWLLISAAMLGGTSNPLYSLLIAYANDFLEHEDMAAASAGFVFVNGVGAIMGPILIGWIMDIYGPNGYWTFIAVLMALLAVYGLYRTSQRPSVSPENTVPYSPVSVNASPLAVEVAQEVYIETELEEEANTHD; encoded by the coding sequence ATGATTCAAGTCCTTGGAAATTCTTGGGCATTGCTGCTGGGCATGATGATGCTGATGGTGGGCAACGGTATTCAGGGGACATTGTTGGGGGTGCGCGGAGAGATTGAAAATTTCTCTACGCTTGAAATGTCCGTTGTGATGTCGGCTTATTTTGTGGGCTTTCTGGGCGGGTCCCGTATGGCGCCGGATATGATCCGACGTGTGGGGCACGTCAGGGTTTTTGCCGCGTTGGGATCGATGATTTCAGCGGTTTTGATCCTGTATCCGACCCTGGCAGAACCATGGGCCTGGACCGCCGGGCGGGTTGTCATCGGGTTCTGTTTTTCTGGCGTTTATGTGACTGCAGAAAGCTGGCTGAACAATTCTGCAACCAACGAAACCCGTGGCAAGGCCTTGTCTTTGTACATGATTGTGCAAATGGCCGGCATTGTCGCAGCACAGTTTTTGCTGCTCACGGGGGATCCGTCTGGCTATGCTTTGTTTGTGTTGCCGTCGGTTTTGGTGTCGCTCGCATTTGCGCCAATTCTGCTAACGGTATCGCCAACCCCTGCTTTTGACACCACAAAACCCATGCAATTGCGTGAATTGATGCGCGCCTCGCCGTTGTCATCCACTGGGATGATCCTGTTGGGCGGGGTGTTTGCTGCGCAATTTGGGATGTCGGCGATCTATGCGACCCGGATTGGCCTAAGCGTGGCGCAATTGTCGATTTTTGTTTCTGCGATTTATATGGGGGCTTTGGTGGCGCAATACCCGATCGGCTGGATGTCGGACCGCATGGATCGGCGTATGTTGATCATTGTGGTGGCCGCTTTGGGCGCGGGGTCGGCGATTATTGGGATGTTCTCATCCGCAAGCTTTACCTGGCTTTTGATTTCGGCCGCGATGCTGGGTGGGACGTCCAATCCGTTGTATTCTCTGTTGATTGCCTATGCGAATGACTTTCTGGAACACGAAGATATGGCGGCGGCCTCGGCTGGTTTTGTGTTTGTTAATGGAGTTGGGGCCATTATGGGTCCGATTCTAATCGGTTGGATCATGGATATTTACGGACCTAATGGATATTGGACATTCATCGCGGTCTTGATGGCATTGTTGGCGGTTTATGGGCTCTATCGGACGAGCCAGCGACCGTCGGTGTCACCGGAAAACACTGTTCCGTATTCGCCGGTTAGTGTGAATGCGTCGCCCTTGGCTGTGGAGGTTGCCCAAGAAGTCTACATCGAAACGGAATTGGAAGAAGAAGCAAATACGCACGACTAA
- the queA gene encoding tRNA preQ1(34) S-adenosylmethionine ribosyltransferase-isomerase QueA — MKLSDFDFHLPDDLIATRPAKPRTSARLLVSEGGTIQDRRVSDLLDVLRPGDRLVLNDTKVIPARLNGQRFREGPEGRTASKMEVTLLDPRADGSWGALIKPLRKIRDGEVIAFSPDLSCTLESRADGQGQVRFNLTGDDFDAALNAAGAMPLPPYIAAKRPADEADKQDYQTVWARHKGAVAAPTASLHFDQALLDQLEAKGVHFSHVTLHVGAGTFLPVKVDDINDHNMHAEWGRVTQEVVDDINATKAAGGRVIPVGTTALRLIESAAQTGTLAPWVGETDIFITPGFTFHVADGLMTNFHLPKSTLMMLVSALVGTQHIKDIYAHAIAQGYRFFSYGDSSILFPHQ, encoded by the coding sequence GTGAAGCTCTCAGACTTTGATTTTCACCTACCCGATGATTTGATCGCCACCCGACCGGCCAAACCCCGCACATCTGCGCGGCTGTTGGTCAGCGAAGGCGGGACCATTCAGGATCGGCGCGTTTCGGATTTGTTGGATGTGTTGCGTCCGGGGGATCGGTTGGTGTTGAACGACACAAAGGTCATCCCCGCCCGTCTGAACGGTCAACGGTTCCGAGAAGGCCCCGAAGGTCGCACCGCCTCAAAGATGGAAGTGACGCTGCTTGACCCGCGTGCGGATGGCAGTTGGGGCGCGCTGATTAAACCGCTGCGCAAAATCCGCGACGGCGAAGTGATTGCGTTTTCGCCCGATCTGTCCTGCACGTTAGAAAGCCGCGCAGATGGGCAGGGTCAGGTCCGTTTTAACCTGACGGGCGATGATTTTGATGCGGCATTGAACGCGGCCGGGGCGATGCCATTGCCCCCTTATATCGCCGCCAAACGCCCCGCTGATGAGGCCGATAAACAGGATTACCAAACCGTCTGGGCCCGGCACAAAGGTGCGGTGGCCGCCCCGACTGCTTCGCTGCATTTTGATCAGGCCCTTCTGGATCAGCTAGAGGCCAAAGGCGTTCATTTTAGTCATGTCACATTGCATGTTGGCGCGGGCACGTTTTTGCCCGTCAAAGTGGACGACATCAACGATCACAATATGCATGCGGAATGGGGTCGCGTCACCCAAGAGGTCGTGGATGATATCAACGCCACCAAAGCCGCAGGGGGACGTGTCATTCCAGTTGGAACCACCGCGCTGAGATTGATCGAAAGTGCCGCGCAAACAGGTACTTTGGCGCCGTGGGTCGGGGAAACAGACATCTTTATCACGCCGGGTTTCACATTTCATGTGGCCGATGGGCTGATGACCAATTTTCATCTGCCAAAATCGACATTGATGATGCTGGTATCGGCTTTGGTGGGCACACAGCATATCAAAGATATCTACGCCCACGCCATCGCGCAGGGGTATCGCTTCTTTAGTTATGGGGATTCATCAATTCTGTTCCCTCATCAATAA